Proteins encoded by one window of Streptomyces sp. NBC_01477:
- a CDS encoding glycosyltransferase has product MPQQQDGLAGLTVLHMAQPVEGGVARVVADLVRAQVRAGARVVVGCPAPAAGRALPGRGFTAPGSSGPGVPPPDTLPQAAARAGAEVVHWSARRAPGPGLPREAAAAARLVRAVRPDLLHLHSAKAGLAARLAVRGGVPTVFQPHAWSFDAVGGATAEAARAWERHAARWADRVLCVSDAERRVGRQAGVRARWAVVRNGVDLARFRPTADRDGVRAALPALSDAGPDTPLVVCVGRLCPQKGQDVLLRAWPAVAAALPAARLVLVGEGPDHRRLLLDAPPGVLLAGTARDTVPWYQAADVVVLPSRWEGMALAPLEAMACGRPVVTTDVSGARESLHPDDAEACVVPVADAAALSAALVRLLTDRPLRTAASLRALAHARAQHDVARAAADVAAVYRDVLALPHPVRPRRLPR; this is encoded by the coding sequence ATGCCGCAACAGCAGGACGGACTCGCCGGGTTGACGGTGCTGCATATGGCCCAGCCCGTCGAGGGCGGGGTGGCCCGCGTCGTGGCGGACCTGGTCCGCGCGCAGGTACGGGCGGGCGCCCGGGTCGTCGTCGGCTGCCCGGCCCCTGCCGCCGGGCGGGCGCTGCCTGGCCGCGGCTTCACGGCCCCCGGCTCGTCCGGCCCCGGGGTCCCCCCGCCCGACACGCTGCCGCAGGCCGCCGCGCGCGCCGGCGCGGAGGTCGTGCACTGGTCCGCCCGCCGAGCTCCCGGCCCCGGGCTCCCCCGCGAGGCCGCGGCGGCGGCCCGGCTGGTGCGCGCGGTCCGGCCCGACCTGCTGCACCTGCACAGTGCCAAGGCCGGCCTCGCGGCCCGCCTCGCCGTCCGCGGCGGCGTGCCCACCGTCTTCCAGCCGCACGCCTGGTCCTTCGACGCGGTCGGCGGCGCCACCGCCGAGGCCGCGCGCGCCTGGGAGCGGCACGCCGCTCGCTGGGCGGACCGGGTGCTGTGCGTGAGCGACGCCGAGCGCAGGGTTGGACGGCAGGCCGGGGTACGCGCCCGCTGGGCGGTGGTGCGCAACGGTGTCGACCTCGCCCGTTTCAGGCCCACCGCCGACCGCGACGGCGTCAGGGCCGCGCTGCCCGCGCTGTCCGACGCCGGGCCCGATACGCCGCTGGTGGTGTGCGTCGGACGGCTGTGCCCGCAAAAGGGCCAGGACGTGCTGCTGCGCGCCTGGCCCGCGGTCGCCGCGGCACTTCCCGCGGCCCGGCTCGTGCTGGTCGGCGAAGGGCCCGACCACCGGCGGCTGCTGCTCGACGCGCCCCCCGGCGTACTGCTCGCGGGCACCGCCCGCGACACCGTGCCGTGGTATCAGGCCGCGGACGTGGTCGTGCTGCCCTCGCGGTGGGAGGGCATGGCGCTGGCACCACTGGAGGCGATGGCCTGCGGACGCCCGGTGGTGACCACCGACGTGAGCGGCGCCCGCGAAAGCCTCCACCCTGACGACGCCGAGGCCTGCGTCGTCCCGGTCGCGGACGCCGCCGCTCTGTCCGCGGCCCTGGTACGGCTGCTCACCGACCGGCCGCTGCGTACGGCCGCGTCCTTGCGCGCCCTCGCCCATGCCCGCGCCCAGCACGACGTGGCAAGAGCCGCGGCAGATGTCGCCGCGGTCTATCGCGACGTCCTGGCG
- a CDS encoding rodlin, translating into MIKKFLATAAVAASIAGVSATVAPQAMAIGDSSGTTTANGNGSQQSYGNTYTGGYMSPSFALISGSLNKPCIALPAKANLGSLIGLVPISVQDINVLSSPQNQQCTENSTQSKGDEPLSHLLDNIPILSGNGAGNS; encoded by the coding sequence GTGATCAAGAAGTTCCTCGCCACGGCAGCCGTGGCCGCCTCCATCGCGGGCGTCTCGGCGACGGTCGCCCCGCAGGCGATGGCCATCGGTGACAGCAGCGGAACCACGACCGCCAACGGCAACGGTTCCCAGCAGAGCTACGGCAACACCTACACCGGCGGCTACATGAGCCCGTCGTTCGCGCTGATCTCGGGCTCGCTCAACAAGCCCTGCATCGCGCTGCCCGCCAAGGCGAACCTCGGCTCGCTCATCGGCCTGGTCCCGATCAGCGTCCAGGACATCAACGTCCTGTCGTCGCCGCAGAACCAGCAGTGCACCGAGAACTCGACCCAGTCGAAGGGCGACGAGCCGCTGTCGCACCTCCTGGACAACATCCCGATCCTCTCCGGCAACGGCGCGGGCAACAGCTGA